TCATGCCATCTTTGATAATCGTTTTGTCACGAGTAAATATAGATGTCTTGGTTAATTCAATATTTAATTTAAAACTATCATCACTGAAAGGTAGCTGAAATCTCCGAACGACTTCCTTTAATATCCAAGTGCTATTTAGTATAGGAAATATACTCAATTTTTCAATAGATTCATATAGATCTTTATTTTCTTTTGTTAAGCTTTCTTTAATCTGATCTCTGCATTTTTTCAGGGTTTTTTCCCATAATTTTTTCCCATAAATATTTAAAAACAGGTCAACCGTACAAGGACTACTTCGATAAACTTTTAGTGCTTCAGCAATCCCACCTGGATGTCCACCAGTTAAATATAGTAAATGTCCTGTCAGTAGAGCAAGACTTTCAGAAGTCATCTCGATTGGCTTGAGATATTTTGTTGCTGTATCCTGAATCACTTCCAAGTTAAAAGGAGAGAGTGTTAGTTCAGAGAATATCTGATATTCTAAAGGGATATTAATTAAACAGCGAGATGCAATGATAACTCGAAATCTACTGTAATTTTCTTTAAATAACTGTAAGTCCTTCAAACATTTTTCAATTCTCGATATAAATTGCTTAAAGTCCTTAAAAATTTCGTTTAAACGTTGCTTTTGTGGGGCACTGCCATCCAGATCGATTAGCAGCACAATACCTTTTTGATTCTGAGATTGCCATGTAGCCCACCAATTATTATGTAATAGTAAGCCTAAACGCTCTCCCCAACTTAATTCATGCCCTTCTGGCAGCGTAATTTGGAGAGAATTTGCTAAACGTTTTTCTAAGTCTTCAATACTTTCATAACTAGACATAGAAGCATAAGCACAGCACCATTGTAATTCTTGAAAACGCTTTTGTATTTGTTTGAGAAATTCTGTTTTTCCGTAACCTTCAGGAGCAGTTACTAAACGATAAGGAGGAGACTTAATTGCTGTAATCTCACGAATTGGGGCATCACGATTAGTGAATGGAATCTTATCGAGTTCAACTTGCTCTGAAGATTCTCGATTTAGCTGGTTTAATTCGGATTCAGCTTTTTCTAGCGAATTGAATTTATCGTTCAGTTGCCTTTGCAATTTATTTTTATCTACATCATCAAGAGTCCGCACTATTTGTTTGCTAGTAATTTCAATTTCAGTTGTTAAATGGGCTATTAACTGCTCTAGATGATTCTTTCGTAAATCTGAAGAATTTGTCATAGCATTTAGGTAGTAAATTAATGACTCATGGCATTAAGTTCGCTTTCTACTTGCTCAAGGTCTTGCAGTATGGTATTGATTTGCCGTTGGATGATATTGCGATCGCTCGCGCTGAGTGTATAGTTCAGTTGGTTGTAAGCTGCTTCATAATCACTGCTCAAAATTTCAAAGCGTTGTTGCAAAGTTTTGATTTTGAGTTGTTGTACCCGGCTTAAATTTGTTTGGGTATGTGCATTTGATGAAATCGAAAAAGACATTTCATCCCATGCTTCCATCAATACATCTGTAGGAATCATAAAAGCAGTCTTGATATCTTCTCGCTGCTTTTCCGCCGCTACTGCCATACCAACCACTGCTAAAAGGGTTTCATCCCATATAGGCGCACCACTAAAGCCTGGTTCTATCCTGTAGCCAGTTACCTTGCTATCTTCGAGTTGCACCCATCTCTTTCCTTGGCTATCTCGCAACACACCTGTGGCCCAAACGCCATCATTGTGTCCGTTAGGAAAACCGAATATGCGGAAACGATGCTCCCAGATATTGCTAGCTCTTATAAGCTTGATAGGTTGGGCTTCTTTAGGTAATTGCCCTTCTATTTGCAAACCTGCAATATCTTCAGGCTCAGAAGTTGATGCATTGCTGACAACGGGTTGCCAAAAAACAACTTTAGCTTTGAGTTTTTGGCCTGATGCAATTAAAGGAAAATCTAAATAAATATCATGACTAGGAGCTTCAACTATATCCTGTGGTAAAGATATAGCTGAGGTAATAACGTGAGCGCATGTCAGGATGTAATTTCGACTTCGCCCGGAGATTAAAAAACCTACACCAACTACCCCACCATTAGCATGGAAAATTCGGGCGATCGCGGACCTAAAAGTTTGAATATAATTATCTCTACTTGTTACCATGCGTTATTATGCCTTGTCTTGCTTCCATTTCAAGGTAATTTCGTAGTTCGCTTCACCACTTACAGAAGTAAAAATTGCACCCGCCGCTGCATTTAACTTAATGCCAAATTTCACCTCTATTTCATCGGCAGGTGTATTCAGCTGACTCAGTTTGGTGATAATTGCTGAAGCTACAGGTTGTATTTGATCTAATACATCATCGAATTTCTTTTTAGCTTCAACAACCATTTGTCCTGTGTCTGGTCTGGCAACACGTACAAGAGCATTGCTATTTTCTGGCTCATCAACTTCAGCTAAAAACTTCGTGCCATCTTTGAGAGAAAATTCTGTGATTTGTTGCCGATTCATAGTATAATCTTTTATTTAAAACTAATAGTGTGATGCGTTGATAATCAAAAGAGTTGGCAATTTTTTTACATAATCCTATCCTTCTCCTATCTCATTCAAGCTTCTACCAGGATTCTGGCTTCCTCACCTCGTCTCCCTATCTTTGGATCGCTACCTATCCATAATTTGTTTATTGGCAGGCTACTTGAAGTTTGTGAAGTTTGTGAATAAACTGACCTACTTCATACTGCTTGGGTGTAACAAGCTGCCTGATGCTATGTAATAGATTTAACCAGTATTATACAAAACATTATACTAGCTATATTTGCTGCTTTACTTTAATTAGTAATTTTACTCAGTAAAATACATAACTCTTAAGTATGTAGTTAACTTCTTGTTATATTTCCGCCCTGAATGTCTAATTGCTATGTGCAGAGATGCGTGACATAAAAGTTGTTCGTAGAGGTAGTAGCTTATTTTACTTGTTACTCATCTCCTCCTAGAATGCCTTCCTGCCAGCCCCCACAAGAAAGGGTAACAGACCCCGATCGCATCAGTAGTAGTAAAAAATTAAATATACATTTGTCAGAAACACCATCCTGTAGAGTACTGAACGAAGTCAAGCCTAGCAATCGCAAGGGTGTTAGGATTGCTACTCTACCTTGCGGGAAAGACTTCGGCGTTAAGCGAACCTATACCGCAGGCTTTACGCTTCGTACCCTACCCTGCGGGAACGACTACTCTGCGAGAACGCCTTCGGCGAACGTCGAACGGGAATGCCAAGGGCAAACACAATGACATAAATAGTTTTGCGTGAGTATTAATACTGATTGATTATTTTGGCACTTCCTCAGCCTTGTGCTGGAGGTAGATCGTTAGTCCGTTTAATCCTCGGATCGCAATCAACTTCTGCGATCCGAGGATCGTCTGATTTTTGCGCAGTGGATTTGTTTGCAGATGCTGCAATTGGCCCAATCTCACACGACTTCTGCAAATAATACCCACGTGGAGAGGAACTCGGCCCAATCCAGATAGCAAAAATATTTAGTAGATAATCGTCTTTACTTTTAGGATTAGGATTGGTTTTTTGCGTTACAATCCGCCAAAATTCCCTTACTTCTTTTTGTTTGAGACGTTTTTCTTGAATTATTTCCTGGGTCAGGTTTTCAATATTAGTATTGGCATTTTGTAGCCATCTTTCTACCTGCGACCAAGACTGTTTATTTAATTGTCGCTCTAATTTTGGTTGCAGTTCTTTGAGAATTACAGTGCCGTTAAGTGAATTGTTAGTTGGAACTTCTGTTCTTACAACAAAGGTACTGCGGTTAAAATTATCTGACAGCACGCTAGGATATTCTTCTAACCAATTATTGACTACAAAGTAAAACTGAATCCAGCAACTGAGAACCATGCAGCTAGCAACTAGGACTACAATTTTTTGGCGGTCTTCCGGTTTAGGAAGTTGAGCTTTAGCATCAGTACCACTTCCTTCAAAAAACTCTGGTATAGCAGTAATTAATGCGGAAATTGTCGGCCACAGCACAATGGTTCCTGATGTAATTCCAGTTTCTTGTTTGCCAAAAGCAAAAACACTAACTAAAAATCCAGTAATCACTGCTCCTACAGGCATATAAGTCCCAGGAACTCTTGCTGGGTCATCGGTAGTATACCAAGATGTCCCAGCTATTAAAAATAGCCAACCAAAAAATGCAATTGTATCCTTGATCGCGCCAGTTGCAAAGGATGATATCGCCCAAGAAAACAAACTCAAATAGAGTAATGTCTGCCAGGAATAAGCTCTATCTGGAACAAAGAACTTTTTAATTCCTGCATAAACATCAGAAATAAATCCGGTTAAACCTAATAAGTCTTTAAATAATGTGTTCATACTTGAACCTCTAGCTTATTTAGCGATCGCTATTTTTTCTGTAGCCCAATTTCTGAATACTTTTATTTCATCCGAATCAGTAAAACAAAAGTTATCGCACTATAACTCAAAGAATTTGCAATTAACATAGTAGAAACTAACTTATTACTAATTAATTTAGCTCTGCCCATATAACGCCACTTCTGACGTTCAATACTTGGTGCCTCTTCAGATTTTTTACCTAGGTCTTCACTCAAGGCCAGCGAGAAGACCCTTAAGAGCAATAATTTAACGATGAATGTACCAAAGAAAATTATAAAGGCAGTCAAAATAATGTAAGTTGGCGTATTAGACGATTTAACACTATTGAAAAAGACAAAATTCATTAATTCTGACTTTAAATATAGTGGCAGGATTGGCTCAACCAGAAAAAATACTATCCAACCGATAACGCTGGAAAATAGATTGATAGAAATGGCATAAAAAACGCTGGTTTTTTTGTCAAATTTTAATCTAATATTGAAACAGTATGCCTCTATAGCGATGGCGATCAACAAAAATAAAAGATCGAATAAAACTGCACCAACAGGCAAAACCCTAGGAAGTGTCCATTCGTCAAATAGGTCAAACATAAAGTTGCAACTGTAAGGGTTAACTTTAGAGAGTATAACTGCGATAGCTACGGTGATGGGGGCAATTATCTCATTGTTCTTGCCTTTTCCCATCTGGATGTGCCACTATGCTGCTACTTATTTTATTAATACATTCTCCTGAATCTGGTACGTAAGTGCTATGATAGCTGCTCTACCAGAGAGTACAAGAGTTTCGTTAAGATTAAAAACTGCTAAATTACAGCTTTTTGACAGATGACAAGGAACGGTATCGGTATTCGCACGGCGCAAGTGCGTCCTGAACGGCTTACTGGTCAAATTCATGTGTACGATGGTGCGGGGAAAGGGAAATCCCAAGCAGCTTTAGGGGTGGTTTTGCGCTCGATTGGCTTGGGGATAAATACACCGAGCAATTCCAACCGCGTTTTATTATTACGATTTTTAAAAGGCCCGGAACGAGATTATGACGAGGATGGAGCAATTACCGCCTTGCAGCGAGGGTTTCCGCATTTAATCGACCAGGTGCGGACGGGAAGAGCAGAGTTTTTTGGCCCTGAAGAAATCACTGCCTTTGACTGTGCTGAAGCAGCTAGGGGATGGGATGTAGCCAAAGGTGCCATCGCCTCTGGTTTGTATTCAGTTGTGGTTCTAGATGAAATTAACCCCGTTCTAGATTTAGGTTTGCTCCCAGTCGATGAAGTGGTGCGGACACTCAAATCTAAACCCCAAGATTTGGAAATTATTGCTACCGGACGTGCAGCACCGCAACAGCTGCTCGATATTGCCGATTTGCATTCAGAAATGAAGCCTCAACACCACCCAACAGCCAAAGCCCTGTTGATTGAGGGAATTGAAATATACACCGGTGCAGGGAAAGGTAAGTCTACCAGCGCCTTAGGTAAAGCGTTGCAAGCCATAGGTAGAGGAATAAATCATCCCGGTTCTACCCGCGTGATGATTATGCAATGGCTCAAAGGTGGTAGCGGTTACACCGAAGATGCGGCGATCGCGGCCTTACAACAATCATATCCGGAAGTCGTCGATCATCAACGCTGCGGTCGAGATGCGATCGTCTGGCGCAATTCTCGGCAAGAATTGGACTACGTAGAAGCCGAAAGAGGTTGGGAAATAGCTAAGACTGCGATCGCTTCTGGATTGTATAAAACTATCATCCTTGATGAACTCAATCCCACCGTTGACCTAGAATTACTCCCCGTTGAACCAATTGTCCAAGCCTTGCTCCGCAAACCACGGGACACCGAAGTAATTATTACTGGTCGCTGTCAAAATCAACCTTCATACTTTGATTTAGCTAGCGTTCATTCGGAAGTATATTGTCACAAACATTACGCCAATCATGGTGTAGAGCTAAAACGGGGCGTGGATTTTTAAATTAGTCATTTGTTATTGGTCATTGGTCATTAATTCTTTTTCTGCGTCCCTGCTTCCTTGTTCTCTCTAGGGGGAAAGCCAGTCGCCTGCGGAAGAGGACAGTTGCACAGCAAGGTTTCCCGAATTGAGGCAGCCCTGCACCCTTACGGGTTTCCTACCTAGAGCGCTTTCTCACCTTGTCTGCCTTCGCAATGCTCCATGACGGCAGTTGCTACAACGGGGGGAACCCCCGCAACGCACTGCCTCCCCTATGCCCAATTCCCCATTCCTTATTTTCAACTAGACCATTGGTAGCAATGTCATTGTATTAATTCAATACAAATTAACAAGTAATTTCTCTAAAGCCTTTTCACCATTTTTTCAATTAGTTTTTATTATCCACCTAGAAAAATGGTTAAAACGTGCTGTACCGTAATTTACTTACATTACCAGTTGTTCTAGCTGTTTTGGGCAGTACACTTCCGGCTGCTGCTGTACCCTCTGAGGTTTTTACTTCCCAATTGCCAGAAATTCAGCAAAACCTACCACTTGGGTATGGAATGCGCTTACCCGATCGAATTCGTTTAGGTAACGATAGCAATCGCGATTTGTTGAGTAAACTGATTGTGCATCTTTTTCCTAGCACTACACCTCGCGGCTTAACTTTGGGCTTGTTTAGTTGTGAAGATACGGCAAAATGTTTAGTAGGCACTTTTAGCGTGTATCGCCCTGATGCTGTTAGTGTAGTAGGGGATTTTGCTAAACACAAAAGTACAGGTGATGTAATTTCTTTATCAAAAGATATTAAAGGATATTTTTTGGATGGAAATATCCAAAACCCACCACTACCTTTTTCTTCGCTAATGTGGCGTCAGGATGAATTAATCCACACAGTCTCGTTTCCTGCGAAAGAAAGGCAAAATATTCTCTTGATGGGTTATTCAATGGTACATCAGCCACCGATTCGCCACAGCCATGCAAAATTAAAAAGGCCAGAGCCAATATTCTCGTTAGTTAAATAACTTGGTTTAACCCCTAACTATACCCTAATGGTGATTGGATTGAGGAGCAAAAATGGTTTAGGCTGAGTTTATACACCTAATTTCTCAAAAGGTGCAAAATGCCAGAACCAGATAAGAATATTTTAAAACTCGATCCAGGTACGTTAGTTTTGATTGTCTCGATCCTGATCCTTTTGCCTCTGCTATTAGCTGGGTTTTTCTCACAATAAGCTATGGAGAACCGAGGATTGCTCAGACGTACTCTCTACTAAATTATTGTTGAATTTGTTAGTAGTGCGATCGCGCTGTGCAATCTATCTCCTTGAGCTTCAGAATCATGCCATTCAAGGAATTTTCCAGATGAATACTATAAGCAAGCTCTGCAAAAACATCAATTGCTTGCTGATTGAAAATCACTCAATAACTATCTATAAGTTTTAATCTTAAGCTACCACGAATTCATAGACAAAATATTATTTTGCTGCTTCTACTAATGAGCATATATCTGTAGTTGTGTTTTAGACATAAATGATTCTCCCCAAGGAGACATGAATATCCCTGAGTTAAATAGCTAACTTAAAAAAAGATTATTGGACAGAAGAAATCAATACAGGTTTCTACTGGCTAAAAAAATCAAAAGTTTTAGTTAGCAACAAGGAGTACTAAAATGTCAGATACAAGTAAGCGTGGCTTTGCTTCTATGGATGAAGATAAGCAGCGTGAAATTGCCAGCAAGGGTGGTCATGCTGCTCATGAAAAAGGTACTGCTCACGAGTTCACATCAGAAGAAGCTCGCGAAGCTGGACGTAAGGGTGGCGAAACTGTTAGCCAAGATAGAGAACACATGGCTGAGATTGGCAGCAAAGGTGGCAAGAGTTCTCACAAAGGCAGCGGCAAAGGCAAAGATAACAGTGACGATGATGAAGAAGATGAAGGAAAGGGCACTCAGGGTGGTACATCCGAGCAGCATTCCAAGGCTGGAAAACAAAGCCACAAGAACGAATAGGCCGATTGAGCAATTTTAGTTAACAGCTGCCTGGTAACTAAAGCAGGGTGCATCATCGCAAGTTAAAAAGTTAGATT
The genomic region above belongs to Calothrix sp. NIES-2098 and contains:
- a CDS encoding corrinoid adenosyltransferase BtuR/CobO/CobP, coding for MTRNGIGIRTAQVRPERLTGQIHVYDGAGKGKSQAALGVVLRSIGLGINTPSNSNRVLLLRFLKGPERDYDEDGAITALQRGFPHLIDQVRTGRAEFFGPEEITAFDCAEAARGWDVAKGAIASGLYSVVVLDEINPVLDLGLLPVDEVVRTLKSKPQDLEIIATGRAAPQQLLDIADLHSEMKPQHHPTAKALLIEGIEIYTGAGKGKSTSALGKALQAIGRGINHPGSTRVMIMQWLKGGSGYTEDAAIAALQQSYPEVVDHQRCGRDAIVWRNSRQELDYVEAERGWEIAKTAIASGLYKTIILDELNPTVDLELLPVEPIVQALLRKPRDTEVIITGRCQNQPSYFDLASVHSEVYCHKHYANHGVELKRGVDF
- a CDS encoding filament integrity protein, translating into MGKGKNNEIIAPITVAIAVILSKVNPYSCNFMFDLFDEWTLPRVLPVGAVLFDLLFLLIAIAIEAYCFNIRLKFDKKTSVFYAISINLFSSVIGWIVFFLVEPILPLYLKSELMNFVFFNSVKSSNTPTYIILTAFIIFFGTFIVKLLLLRVFSLALSEDLGKKSEEAPSIERQKWRYMGRAKLISNKLVSTMLIANSLSYSAITFVLLIRMK
- a CDS encoding peptidase S1 and S6 chymotrypsin/Hap; its protein translation is MVTSRDNYIQTFRSAIARIFHANGGVVGVGFLISGRSRNYILTCAHVITSAISLPQDIVEAPSHDIYLDFPLIASGQKLKAKVVFWQPVVSNASTSEPEDIAGLQIEGQLPKEAQPIKLIRASNIWEHRFRIFGFPNGHNDGVWATGVLRDSQGKRWVQLEDSKVTGYRIEPGFSGAPIWDETLLAVVGMAVAAEKQREDIKTAFMIPTDVLMEAWDEMSFSISSNAHTQTNLSRVQQLKIKTLQQRFEILSSDYEAAYNQLNYTLSASDRNIIQRQINTILQDLEQVESELNAMSH